A portion of the Elephas maximus indicus isolate mEleMax1 chromosome 24, mEleMax1 primary haplotype, whole genome shotgun sequence genome contains these proteins:
- the LOC126066953 gene encoding left-right determination factor 2-like isoform X1 has protein sequence MWPLWLCWALWVLPLVGPAALTEEQVRASLLQQLHLSQVPVLDKADVEDLVIPAHVRAQYVALLQRSHGVLSRGKRFSQKFREVAGRLLASEASTHLLVFRMEQRLPPDSELVQAVLRLFQEPVPKAALRRHERLFQRSARARVTVEWLRVRDDGTNRTSLIDSRLVSLHESGWKAFDVTEAVSLWQQLSRPRQPLVLQVSVQREHLGPLASDAHKLVRFASQVAGDAGQCEPQLELHTLDLKAYGAQGDCDPEAPVAEGARCCRQETYIDLQGMKWAENWVLEPPGFLAYECVGACQQPQESLTFQWPFLGPRQCIASETASLPMIVGIKEGGRARPQVVSLPNLRVQKCSCTSDGVPVPRELGP, from the exons ATGTGGCCGCTGTGGCTCTGCTGGGCGCTCTGGGTGCTGCCCCTGGTTGGCCCTGCGGCCCTGACTGAGGAGCAGGTCCGGGCCAGCCTGCTGCAGCAGCTGCACCTCAGCCAGGTGCCCGTCCTGGACAAGGCTGACGTGGAGGACCTGGTCATCCCTGCCCACGTGAGGGCCCAGTACGTGGCCCTGCTGCAGCGTAGCCATGGGGTCCTCTCCCGCGGGAAGAGGTTCAGCCAGAAATTCCGAG AGGTGGCCGGCAGGCTCCTGGCGTCGGAGGCCTCCACGCACCTGCTGGTGTTCCGCATGGAGCAGCGGCTGCCCCCCGACAGCGAGCTGGTGCAGGCTGTGCTGCGGCTCTTCCAGGAGCCGGTCCCCAAGGCCGCGCTCCGCAGGCACGAGCGGCTCTTCCAGCGCAGCGCCCGGGCCCGGGTCACGGTCGAGTGGCTGCGCGTGCGCGACGACGGCACCAACCGCACGTCCCTCATCGACTccag GCTGGTGTCCCTCCACGAGAGTGGCTGGAAGGCCTTCGACGTGACCGAGGCGGTGAGCCTCTGGCAGCAGCTGAGCCGGCCCCGGCAGCCGCTGGTGCTGCAGGTGTCGGTGCAGAGGGAGCACCTGGGCCCGCTGGCCTCCGACGCCCACAAGCTGGTGCGCTTCGCCTCCCAGGTGGCGGGGGACGCGGGGCAGTGCGAGCCCCAGCTGGAGCTGCACACCCTGGACCTGAAGGCCTATGG AGCTCAGGGTGATTGTGACCCTGAGGCGCCAGTGGCTGAGGGCGCCCGCTGCTGCCGCCAGGAGACCTACATTGACCTGCAGGGGATGAAATGGGCTGAGAACTGGGTCCTGGAGCCCCCGGGCTTCCTGGCCTACGAGTGTGTGGGCGCCTGCCAGCAGCCACAGGAGTCCCTGACCTTCCAGTGGCCGTTTCTGGGGCCACGACAGTGCATCGCCTCAGAGACGGCCTCCCTGCCCATGATCGTTGGTATcaaggagggaggcagggccaggcCCCAGGTGGTGAGCCTCCCCAACCTGCGGGTGCAGAAGTGCAGCTGCACCTCAGACGGGGTGCCTGTGCCCAGGGAGCTGGGGCCATAG
- the LOC126066953 gene encoding left-right determination factor 2-like isoform X2 yields the protein MWPLWLCWALWVLPLVGPAALTEEQVRASLLQQLHLSQVPVLDKADVEDLVIPAHVRAQYVALLQRSHGVLSRGKRFSQKFREVAGRLLASEAALRRHERLFQRSARARVTVEWLRVRDDGTNRTSLIDSRLVSLHESGWKAFDVTEAVSLWQQLSRPRQPLVLQVSVQREHLGPLASDAHKLVRFASQVAGDAGQCEPQLELHTLDLKAYGAQGDCDPEAPVAEGARCCRQETYIDLQGMKWAENWVLEPPGFLAYECVGACQQPQESLTFQWPFLGPRQCIASETASLPMIVGIKEGGRARPQVVSLPNLRVQKCSCTSDGVPVPRELGP from the exons ATGTGGCCGCTGTGGCTCTGCTGGGCGCTCTGGGTGCTGCCCCTGGTTGGCCCTGCGGCCCTGACTGAGGAGCAGGTCCGGGCCAGCCTGCTGCAGCAGCTGCACCTCAGCCAGGTGCCCGTCCTGGACAAGGCTGACGTGGAGGACCTGGTCATCCCTGCCCACGTGAGGGCCCAGTACGTGGCCCTGCTGCAGCGTAGCCATGGGGTCCTCTCCCGCGGGAAGAGGTTCAGCCAGAAATTCCGAG AGGTGGCCGGCAGGCTCCTGGCGTCGGAG GCCGCGCTCCGCAGGCACGAGCGGCTCTTCCAGCGCAGCGCCCGGGCCCGGGTCACGGTCGAGTGGCTGCGCGTGCGCGACGACGGCACCAACCGCACGTCCCTCATCGACTccag GCTGGTGTCCCTCCACGAGAGTGGCTGGAAGGCCTTCGACGTGACCGAGGCGGTGAGCCTCTGGCAGCAGCTGAGCCGGCCCCGGCAGCCGCTGGTGCTGCAGGTGTCGGTGCAGAGGGAGCACCTGGGCCCGCTGGCCTCCGACGCCCACAAGCTGGTGCGCTTCGCCTCCCAGGTGGCGGGGGACGCGGGGCAGTGCGAGCCCCAGCTGGAGCTGCACACCCTGGACCTGAAGGCCTATGG AGCTCAGGGTGATTGTGACCCTGAGGCGCCAGTGGCTGAGGGCGCCCGCTGCTGCCGCCAGGAGACCTACATTGACCTGCAGGGGATGAAATGGGCTGAGAACTGGGTCCTGGAGCCCCCGGGCTTCCTGGCCTACGAGTGTGTGGGCGCCTGCCAGCAGCCACAGGAGTCCCTGACCTTCCAGTGGCCGTTTCTGGGGCCACGACAGTGCATCGCCTCAGAGACGGCCTCCCTGCCCATGATCGTTGGTATcaaggagggaggcagggccaggcCCCAGGTGGTGAGCCTCCCCAACCTGCGGGTGCAGAAGTGCAGCTGCACCTCAGACGGGGTGCCTGTGCCCAGGGAGCTGGGGCCATAG